One part of the Amphiprion ocellaris isolate individual 3 ecotype Okinawa chromosome 24, ASM2253959v1, whole genome shotgun sequence genome encodes these proteins:
- the LOC111569958 gene encoding NACHT, LRR and PYD domains-containing protein 12-like, translated as MFDTDETVPVPEPRPIRYYQQKLQSNFQDTFKVTTEGWAVDEQRLVDIYTELYITAGQDVHINTQHEVLQIDKVWKPSDTETQIQPRDIFNHPSGKDIPIRTVLTNGIAGIGKTFLVHKFVLDWAEERTNQDVHLIFPFTFRALNSLQGKEFGLAELIHFCIPETKDVSVEALNYIFTALQSSGNRSYKKSRFKLLFVFDGLDENRLHLDFDVNNIRSVDITKSTKIEVLLTELISGKLLRSARLWITTRPAAASQIPQNLINTTTEVRGFTDPQKEEYFRKRSRDEEQTSSIISHMKKSRSLHIMCYIPVFCWITATVLEELLETREEGDLPRTLTEMYAEFLRFQIDHTKEKYGPKKCKQYIKSLAKLAFEQLQKGNLIFHEKDLRESGIDVSKASVYSGVFTEIFKEERRRKQEDKMFSFVHLSVQEFLAALHVHQTFINSGINLLEEQQQQTVFKKLKVFLKNPELKHLHQRAVDEALQSPNGHLDLFLRFLLGLSLPTNQILPRGLLTQTGSRFQTNQETVKYIKKKISEDVSVERSINLFHCLNELKDVSLVEEIQQSLRSGRLSRDRLSPAQWSALVFILLSSEEHLDMFDLKKYSASEEALLRLLPVVKVSKKVVLSDCNLSERSCGALSSVLSSQSSSVTELDLTNNNLQDSGVESLSAGLESPHCKLEALRLSGCNLSERSCGALSSVLSSQSSSVTELDLTNNNLQDSGVESLSAGLESPHCKLEALRLNNCNLSERSCGALSSVLSSQSSSVTELDLTNNNLQDSGVESLSAGLESPHCKLEALRLSGCLVTEEGCASLASALSFKISNLRELDLSYNHPGDSGEKMLRAKVEDPHCRLETLRVTPAGVRWLTPGLRKYSCQLTVDTNTVSRNVKLSDNNRKVTFVEEDQSYPDHPDRFDWWDQLLCRSGLTGRCYWEVEWRGDVNISVSYRGIRRKGRSYGCWFGRNDQSWSLNCSDVNGYSVWQNKSQTSIKSSSVSHRVSVYVDVPAGTLSFYRVSSDSLIHLHTFNTTFTQPLYPGFGVYWFSGSSVFLC; from the exons ATGTTTGACACAGATGAGACTGTTCCGGTACCAGAACCACGTCCCATCAGATATTACCAACAGAAGCTTCAATCAAACTTCCAGGACACATTTAAGGTTACAACAGAAGGGTGGGCAGTAGATGAGCAGCGTCTGGTTGATatctacacagagctgtacatcacagCTGGCCAGGACGTGCACATCAACACACAGCATGAGGTCCTACAGATTGACAAGGTATGGAAGCcatcagacacagagacacagatccAACCCAGAGACATTTTCAACCATCCTTCTGGAAAAGACATACCCATCAGAACAGTGCTGACCAATGGGATTGCAGGGATTGGAAAAACATTCCTCGTGCACAAGTTTGTGTTGGACTGGGCCGAAGAAAGAACCAATCAAGATGTGCATCTTATTTTCCCGTTCACTTTCCGTGCCCTGAATTCACTGCAGGGAAAAGAGTTTGGTTTGGCAGAGCTCATTCATTTCTGTATCCCAGAAACTAAAGACGTCTCAGTGGAGGCTCTGAATTACATCTTTACAGCTCTGCAGTCATCAGGAAACAGGAGCTACAAGAAGAGTAGattcaaactgctgtttgtgtttgatggaCTGGACGAGAATCGCCTTCATCTGGACTTTGATGTAAACAACATTCGCTCCGTGGACATAACAAAGTCAACTAAAATAGAAGTCCTGCTGACAGAACTTATCAGTGGAAAACTATTGCGTTCAGCTCGCCTCTGGATAACCAcacgacctgcagcagccagtcagatCCCTCAAAACCTCATCAACACTACAACAGAGGTCAGAGGGTTCACCGAcccacagaaggaggagtacttcaggaagagatccagagatgaggagcagaccagcagcatcatctcccacatgaagaagtcacgaagcctccacatcatgtgctacatcccagtgttctgctggatcactgctacagttctggaggagctgctggaaaCCAGAGAGGAAGGAGATCTGCCCAGAACCCTGACTGAGATGTACGCAGAGTTTCTAAGATTTCAGATTGATCACACAAAAGAAAAGTATGGTCCAAAGAAGTGCAAACAGTACATTAAGTCATTAGCTAAACTGGCTTTTGAACAGCTGCAAAAGGGCAACTTGATCTTCCATGAGAAAGATCTGAGAGAGAGTGGCATCGATGTGAGTAAAGCCTCAGTGTACTCAGGAGTGTTCACAGAGATCTTCAAAGAAGAGCGAAGACggaaacaggaagacaagatGTTCAGCTTCGTCCATCTGAGTgttcaggagtttctggctgctcttCACGTCCATCAGACCTTCATCAACTCTGGAATCAACCTACtggaagaacaacaacaacaaactgtctTCAAGAAGCTGAAAGTATTTCTAAAGAATCCTGAACTGAAACATCTCCACCAGAGAGCTGTGGATGAGGCCTTACAGAGTCCAAACGGACACCTGGACTTGTTCCTGCGCTTCCTCCTGGGTCTGTCACTGCCGACCAATCAGATTCTCCCACGAGGCCTGctgacacagacaggaagtcGCTTCCAGACCAATCAGGAAACAGTCAAGTACATCAAGAAGAAGATCAGTGAGGATGTGTCTGTAGAGAGAAGCATCAACCTGTTCCactgtctgaatgaactgaaggaTGTTTCTCTAGTGGAGGAGATCCAACAGTCCCTGAGATCAGGACGTCTGTCCAGAGATAGACTGTCTCCTGCTCAGTGGTCAGCTCTGGTCTTCATCTTACTGTCATCAGAAGAACATCTGGACATGTTTGACCTGAAGAAATACTCTGCTTCAGAGGAGGCTCTTCTGAGGCTGCTGCCAGTGGTCAAAGTCTCCAAGAAAGTTGT actgagtgactgtaatctgtcagagagaagctgtggagctctgtcctcagtcctcagctcccagtcctccagtgtgacagagctggacctgactaacaacaacctgcaggattcaggagtggagagtctttctgctggactggagagtccacactgtaaactggaagctctcag actgagtggctgtaatctgtcagagagaagctgtggagctctgtcctcagtcctcagctcccagtcctccagtgtgacagagctggacctgactaacaacaacctgcaggattcaggagtggagagtctttctgctggactggagagtccacactgtaaactggaagctctcag ACTTAATAACTGTAAcctgtcagagagaagctgtggagctctgtcctcagtcctcagctcccagtcctccagtgtgacagagctggacctgactaacaacaacctgcaggattcaggagtggagagtctttctgctggactggagagtccacactgtaaactggaagctctcag gctgtCAGGCTGTCTGGTCACAGAGGAAGGCTGTGCTTCTCTGGCCTCAGCTCTGAGCTTCAAGATCTCAAATCTGAGAGAGCTGGACCTGAGCTACAACCATCCAGGAGACTCAGGAGAGAAGATGCTGAGAGCTAAAGTGGAGGATCCACACTGTAGACTGgaaactctcag GGTGACGCCTGCTGGAGTCCGATGGTTGACACCAGGTCTGAGGAAGt ATTCCTGTCAACTCACAgtcgacacaaacacagtaagcagaaatgtcaaactgtctgacaacaacaggaaggtGACATTTGTGGAGGAGGATCAGTCGTATCCTGATCATCCAGACAGGTTTGATTGGTGGGACCAGCTGCTGTGTAGAAGTGGTCTGACTGGTCGCTGTTACTGGGAGGTCGAGTGGAGAGGTGATGTTAATATATCAGTGAGTTACAGAGGAATCAGAAGGAAAGGACGCAGTTATGGCTGTTGGTTTGGACGTAATGATCAGTCCTGGAGTCTGAATTGTTCTGATGTTAATGGTTACTCTGTCTGGCAAAATAAGAGTCAAACATCCATCAAGTCCTCCTCAGTCTCTCACAGAGTTTCAGTTTATGTGGACGTTCCTGCTGGAACTCTGTCCTTCTACAGagtctcctctgactctctgatccACCTCCACACCTTCAACACCACATTCACTCAACCTCTCTATCCTGGATTTGGGGTCTACTGGTTTTCCGGTTCGTCAGTGTTTCTTTGCTGA
- the LOC129348224 gene encoding neoverrucotoxin subunit alpha-like, with the protein MCSKMLSGCLVTEEGCASLASALSFKPSKLRELDLSYNHPGDSGEKMLRAKVEDPDCRLETLRKSRCCSDRPPPFRVTPAGVRWLTPGLRKYSCQLTVDTNTVNTKLKLSDNNRKVTYVVEDQSYPDHPDRFDLPWHQLLCGTGLTGRCYWEVEWRGVVRISVSSRGIGRKGDRDDCVFGFNNVSWSLFCSDHGGYYVWHNNSQTSISSSSVSHRVSVYVDVPAGTLSFYRVSSDSLIHLHTFNTTFTQPLYPGFGFGVRFRSSVFLC; encoded by the exons atgtgcagcaaaat gCTGTCAGGCTGTCTGGTCACAGAAGAAGGCTGTGCTTCTCTGGCCTCAGCTCTGAGCTTCAAGCCCTCAAAATTGAGAGAGCTGGACCTGAGCTACAACCATCCAGGAGACTCAGGAGAGAAGATGCTGAGAGCTAAAGTGGAGGATCCAGACTGTAGACTGgaaactctcag aaagagTCGTTGCTGCTCTGACCGTCCTCCTCCTTTCAGGGTGACGCCTGCTGGAGTCCGATGGTTGACACCAGGTCTGAGGAAGt ATTCCTGTCAACTCACAgtcgacacaaacacagtaaacacaaaactcaaactgtctgacaacaacaggaaggtGACATATGTGGTGGAGGATCAGTCGTATCCTGATCATCCAGACAGGTTTGACCTCCCCTGGCATCAGCTGCTGTGTGGAACTGGTCTGACTGGTCGctgttactgggaggtggagtggAGAGGAGTGGTTCGTATATCAGTGAGTTCCAGAGGAATTGGAAGAAAAGGAGACAGAGATGACTGTGTGTTTGGATTTAATAATGTGTCCTGGAGTCTGTTCTGCTCTGATCATGGTGGTTACTATGTCTGGCACAACAACAGTCAAACATCCATCAGTTCCTCCTCAGTTTCTCACAGAGTTTCAGTTTATGTGGACGTTCCTGCTGGAACTCTGTCCTTCTACAGagtctcctctgactctctgatccACCTCCACACCTTCAACACCACATTCACTCAACCTCTCTATCCTGGATTTGGATTTGGTGTTAGGTTTCgttcctcagtgtttctgtgctga
- the LOC129348259 gene encoding NLR family CARD domain-containing protein 3-like, whose amino-acid sequence MFDTDETVPVPEPRPIRYYQQKLQSNFQDTFKVTTEGWAVDEQLLVDIYTELYITAGRDVHINTQHEVLQIDKVWKPSDTETQIQPRDIFNHPSGKDIPIRTVLTNGIAGIGKTFLVRKFVLDWAEERTNQDVHLIFPFTFRALNSLQGQEFGLAELIHFCIPETKDVTVETLNYIFTALQSSGTSSYKKSRFKLLFVFDGLDESRLHLDFDVNNIRSLDVTKSTKIEVLLSGLISGRLLRSARLWITTRPAAANQIPQNLVNTTTEVRGFTDPQKEQYFRKRFRDKKEARSIISHMKTSRSLHIMCHIPVFCWITATVLEELLETREGGDLPRTLTEMYAEFLRFQIDHTKEKYGLEKCIQYIKSLAKLAFEQLQKGNLIFYEKDLRESSIDVSEASVYSGVFTEIFKEERRRKQKDKMFSFVHLSVQEFLAALHVHLTFINSGINLLEEEQQTTSCWSEMFQSYSTGFYQTAVDEALQSPNGHLDLFLRFLLGLSLPTNQNLLRGLLTQTGSSSQTNQKTVEYIKEKINENVSVERSINLFHCLNELNDVSLEEEIQQYLRSGRLSTDELSPAQWSALGFILLSSGEHLDVFDLKKYSPSEEVLLRLLPVVKASKKVV is encoded by the coding sequence ATGTTTGACACAGATGAGACTGTTCCGGTACCAGAACCACGTCCCATCAGATATTACCAACAGAAGCTTCAGTCAAACTTCCAGGACACGTTTAAGGTTACAACAGAGGGGTGGGCAGTAGATGAGCAGCTTCTGGTTGATatctacacagagctgtacatcacagCTGGCCGGGACGTGCACATCAACACACAGCATGAGGTCCTACAGATTGACAAGGTGTGGAAGCcatcagacacagagacacagatccAACCCAGAGACATTTTCAACCATCCTTCTGGAAAAGACATACCCATCAGAACAGTGCTGACCAATGGGATTGCAGGGATTGGAAAAACATTCCTCGTGCGTAAGTTTGTGTTGGACTGGGCCGAAGAAAGAACCAATCAAGACGTGCATCTTATTTTCCCGTTCACTTTCCGTGCCCTGAATTCACTGCAGGGACAAGAGTTTGGTTTGGCAGAGCTCATTCATTTCTGTATCCCAGAAACTAAAGACGTCACAGTGGAGACTCTGAATTACATCTTTACAGCTCTGCAGTCATCAGGAACCAGCAGCTACAAGAAGAGCAGattcaaactgctgtttgtgtttgatggaCTGGATGAGAGTCGCCTTCATCTGGACTTTGATGTCAACAACATTCGCTCCCTGGATGTAACAAAGTCAACGAAAATAGAAGTCCTGCTGAGCGGACTTATCAGTGGAAGACTGTTGCGCTCAGCTCGCCTCTGGATAACCAcacgacctgcagcagccaatcagatccctcAGAACCTCGTCAACACTACAACAGAGGTCAGAGGGTTCACCGACCCACAGAAGGAGCAGTACTTCAGGAAGAGATTCAGAGACAAGAAGGAGGCCAGGAGCATCATCTCCCACATGAAGACGTCACGaagcctccacatcatgtgccacatcccagtgttctgctggatcactgctacagttctggaggagctgctggaaaccagagagggaggagatctgCCCAGAACACTGACTGAGATGTACGCAGAGTTTCTAAGATTTCAGATTGATCATACAAAAGAAAAGTATGGTCTAGAGAAGTGCATTCAGTACATTAAGTCATTAGCTAAACTGGCTTTTGAACAGCTGCAAAAGGGCAACTTGATCTTCTATGAGAAAGATCTGAGAGAAAGCAGCATCGATGTGAGTGAAGCCTCAGTGTACTCAGGAGTGTTCACAGAGATCTTCAAAGAAGAGCGAAGAcggaaacagaaagacaagatGTTCAGCTTCGTCCATCTGAGTgttcaggagtttctggctgctcttcatgtccatctGACCTTCATCAACTCTGGAATCAACCTGCtggaagaagaacaacaaacaacatccTGTTGGTCTGAAATGTTCCAAAGTTATTCAACAGGTTTCTACCAGACAGCTGTGGACGAGGCCTTACAGAGTCCAAACGGACACCTGGACTTGTTCCTGCGCTTCCTCCTGGGTCTGTCACTGCCGACCAATCAGAATCTCCTACGAGGCCTGctgacacagacaggaagtagctCACAGACCAATCAGAAAACAGTGGAGTACATCAAGGAGAAGATCAATGAGAATGTGTCTGTAGAGAGAAGCATCAATCTGTTCCactgtctgaatgaactgaacgATGTTTCTCTAGAGGAGGAGATCCAACAGTACCTGAGATCAGGACGTCTGTCCACAGATGAACTGTCTCCTGCTCAGTGGTCAGCTCTGGGCTTCATCTTACTGTCATCAGGAGAACATCTGGATGTGTTTGACCTGAAGAAATACTCTCCTTCAGAGGAGGTTCTTCTGAGGCTGCTGCCAGTGGTCAAAGCCTCCAAGAAAGTTGTGTAA
- the LOC129348279 gene encoding NLR family CARD domain-containing protein 3-like produces MFDTDETVPVPEPRPIRYYQQKLQSNFQDTFKVTTEGWAADEELLVDIYTEVYITAGRDVHVNTQHEVLQIDKVWKPSDTETQIQPRDIFNHPSGKDIPIRTVLTNGIAGIGKTFLVRKFVLDWAEERTNQDVHLIFPFTFRALNSLQGQEFGLAELIHDCIPETKDVTVEALNYIFTALQSSGTSSYKKSRFKLLFVFDGLDESRLHLDFDVNNIRSVDVTKSTKIEVLLSGLISGRLLRSARLWITTRPAAANQIPQNLVNTTTEVRGFTDPQKEEYFRKRFRDKKQARSIISHMKKSRSLHIMCHIPVFCWITATVLEELLETREGGDLPRTLTEMYAEFLRFQIDHTKEKYGLEKCIQYIKSLAKLAFEQLQKGNLIFYEKDLRESSIDVSEASVYSGVFTEIFKEERRRKQKDKMFSFVHLSVQEFLAALHVHLTFINSGINLLEEEQQTTSCWSEMFQSYSTGFYQTAVDEALQSPNGHLDLFLRFLLGLSLPTNQKILRGLLTQTGSSSQTNQKTVEYIKEKISENVSVERSINLFHCLNELNDVSLEDEIQQSLRSGRLSTDELSPAQWSALGFILMSSGEHLDVFDLKKYSPSEEVLLRLLPVVKVSKKVVLNNCNLSERSCGALSSVLSSQSSSVTELDLSNNNLQDSGVESLSAGLESPHCKVEALRLSGCLVTEEGCASLASALSFKTSNLRELDLSYNHPGDSGEKMLRAKVEDPDCRLETLRVTPAGVRWLTPGLRKYSCQLTVDTNTVNRNLKLSDNNRKVTYVVEDQSYPDHPDRFDLPWHQLLCGTGLTGRCYWEVEWRGVVRISVSSRGIGRKGDRDDCVFGFNNVSWSLFCSDHGGYYVWHNNSQTSISSSSVSHRVSVYVDVPAGTLSFYRVSSDSLIHLHTFNTTFTQPLYPGFGFGVRFRSSVFLC; encoded by the exons ATGTTTGACACAGATGAGACTGTTCCGGTACCAGAACCACGTCCCATCAGATATTACCAACAGAAGCTTCAGTCAAACTTCCAGGACACATTTAAGGTTACAACAGAGGGGTGGGCAGCAGATGAGGAGCTTCTGGTTGATATCTACACAGAGGTGTACATCACAGCTGGCCGGGACGTGCACGTCAACACACAGCATGAGGTCCTACAGATTGACAAGGTGTGGAAGCcatcagacacagagacacagatccAACCCAGAGACATTTTCAACCATCCTTCTGGAAAAGACATACCCATCAGAACAGTGCTGACCAATGGGATTGCAGGGATTGGAAAAACATTCCTTGTGCGTAAGTTTGTGTTGGACTGGGCCGAAGAAAGAACCAATCAAGACGTGCATCTTATTTTCCCGTTCACTTTCCGTGCCCTGAATTCACTGCAGGGACAAGAGTTTGGTTTGGCAGAGCTCATTCATGACTGTATCCCAGAAACTAAAGACGTCACAGTGGAGGCTCTGAATTACATCTTTACAGCTCTGCAGTCATCAGGAACCAGCAGCTACAAGAAGAGCAGattcaaactgctgtttgtgtttgatggaCTGGACGAGAGTCGCCTTCATCTGGACTTTGATGTAAACAACATTCGCTCCGTGGACGTAACAAAGTCAACGAAAATAGAAGTCCTGCTGAGCGGACTTATCAGTGGAAGACTGTTGCGCTCAGCTCGCCTCTGGATAACCAcacgacctgcagcagccaatcagatccctcAGAACCTCGTCAACACTACAACAGAGGTCAGAGGGTTCACCGAcccacagaaggaggagtactTCAGGAAGAGATTCAGAGACAAGAAGCAGGCCAGGAGCATCATCTCCCACATGAAGAAGTCACGaagcctccacatcatgtgccacatcccagtgttctgctggatcactgctacagttctggaggagctgctggaaaccagagagggaggagatctgCCCAGAACCCTGACTGAGATGTACGCAGAGTTTCTAAGATTTCAGATTGATCATACAAAAGAAAAGTACGGTCTAGAGAAGTGCATTCAGTACATTAAGTCATTAGCTAAACTGGCTTTTGAACAGCTGCAAAAGGGCAACCTGATCTTCTATGAGAAAGATCTGAGAGAAAGCAGCATCGATGTGAGTGAAGCCTCAGTGTACTCAGGAGTGTTCACAGAGATCTTCAAAGAAGAGCGAAGAcggaaacagaaagacaagatGTTCAGCTTCGTCCATCTGAGTgttcaggagtttctggctgctcttcatgtccatctGACCTTCATCAACTCTGGAATCAACCTGCtggaagaagaacaacaaacaacatccTGTTGGTCTGAAATGTTCCAAAGTTATTCAACAGGTTTCTACCAGACAGCTGTGGACGAGGCCCTACAGAGTCCAAACGGACACCTGGACTTGTTCCTGCGCTTCCTCCTGGGTCTGTCACTGCCGACCAATCAGAAAATCCTACGAGGCCTGctgacacagacaggaagtagctCACAGACCAATCAGAAAACAGTGGAGTACATCAAGGAGAAGATCAGTGAGAATGTGTCTGTAGAGAGAAGCATCAATCTGTTCCactgtctgaatgaactgaacgATGTTTCTCTAGAGGATGAGATCCAACAGTCCCTGAGATCAGGACGTCTGTCCACAGATGAACTGTCTCCTGCTCAGTGGTCAGCTCTGGGTTTCATCTTAATGTCATCAGGAGAACATCTGGACGTGTTTGACCTGAAGAAATACTCTCCTTCAGAGGAGGTTCTTCTGAGGCTGCTGCCAGTGGTCAAAGTCTCCAAGAAAGTTGT actTAATAActgtaatctgtcagagagaagctgtggagctctgtcctcagtcctcagctcccagtcctccagtgtgacagagctggacctgagtaacaacaacctgcaggattcaggagtggagagtctttctgctggactggagagtccacactgtaaagtggaagctctcag gctgtCAGGCTGTCTGGTCACAGAGGAAGGCTGTGCTTCTCTGGCCTCAGCTCTGAGCTtcaagacctcaaatctgagagAGCTGGACCTGAGCTACAACCATCCAGGAGACTCAGGAGAGAAGATGCTGAGAGCTAAAGTGGAGGATCCAGACTGTAGACTGgaaactctcag GGTGACGCCTGCTGGAGTCCGATGGTTGACACCAGGTCTGAGGAAGt ATTCCTGTCAACTCACAgtcgacacaaacacagtaaacagaaaCCTCAAACTCtctgacaacaacaggaaggtGACATATGTGGTGGAGGATCAGTCGTATCCTGATCATCCAGACAGGTTTGACCTCCCCTGGCATCAGCTGCTGTGTGGAACTGGTCTGACTGGTCGctgttactgggaggtggagtggAGAGGAGTGGTTCGTATATCAGTGAGTTCCAGAGGAATTGGAAGAAAAGGAGACAGAGATGACTGTGTGTTTGGATTTAATAATGTGTCCTGGAGTCTGTTCTGCTCTGATCATGGTGGTTACTATGTCTGGCACAACAACAGTCAAACATCCATCAGTTCCTCCTCAGTCTCTCACAGAGTTTCAGTTTATGTGGATGTTCCTGCTGGAACTCTGTCCTTCTACAGagtctcctctgactctctgatccACCTCCACACCTTCAACACCACATTCACTCAACCTCTCTATCCTGGATTTGGATTTGGTGTTAGGTTTCgttcctcagtgtttctgtgctga